In Lathyrus oleraceus cultivar Zhongwan6 chromosome 2, CAAS_Psat_ZW6_1.0, whole genome shotgun sequence, the DNA window TATCTACAACTAAGGTTGCATATGTTGCAGCAGGAAGTAGTTACTCTCAATtaatttggatgaaacaaatgttagAAGAATACAATGTCTAGCAAgatgtcataacattgtattATGATGACCTAAATGCTATTAACATTTCCAAGAACCCTATTAAACACGTCATAACTAAGCATATTGATATCCGTCAACACTTTATTAGggatctggtggaagacaaaaTTGTTACTCTTGAGCATGTAACTACTGAGAAGTAACTGGCAGATATTTTTACTAAAGCTTTAGATGCAAATCAGTTTGAAAAATTAATGGGTGAATTGGCCATTTGCATGCTTGAAGAATTATAACAATTACTGAAATGGAGATATGGAAATCAATTTTTTCTTCCCTCCACTTAATGATGAACAAAACTCAAGGACTATCATTACAATTTTTCCTTATTTTTCCAACGCTGCACCCTAGCCACTCTCACACTACCTCCTGCATTCTCTCTCTCAACCTTGCCCTCAGACACTCTTATATGTCCATCTTTTCTCTAAAGTTCATACCGAAAACCTCTAAAATGTCTCAACCTTCTGTCTCCACTCTGAGCAAACACTCAAAAGAGAAATCAAACCCTAAAAATATGGGTGCTGAAATAGATCTCTTTGATGTCATTACTGATGTTGTTCCCCTCTCGATCGTACCTGTCCATGCAACTCCTATGAGAAAGGATAGAACTTCTTATTCAACGAAAGGCAAGCCTTCTAAAGTAAGTACCTTTTCCTCTCCTTCCATGACTTCTAGAAATTCGAATGCACCTGAACCCCCTACTATAGTAAAGAAACCCCAGTCTATGATTAGTCTGTATCTCGATCCCATCAGCATTAAACCTAATGTTGACATGTCTAAAGATTATCCTGTTGTGACAAATGTTATGGATGATGTTAAAGCCTCTGAAACCAATAAAATACCTAGATATGTAACTACCTTGAGTAAATCCAACATGATTGTTGCGGACAAACACAACATATATAATAATATTCGTGTGTTGATCTCTCAAGTGTTGGGTATTGGCCACAAGACTAATGTCGTGCCAGATGTATCCACATCCTTGGCCCAACCAGATAACGATATTGAGAACCCCATGGATAAATCTAATGTGAATGTACCTACTTTGTCTCCTAAGTAATCGAAAGACAAAGAAAGGTCTAAAGAAGTGAATGGTGATCTGGTTGACAAAGATAAAAACCCTGCTGAGAAAAATGATCAACCCACTGACATAGTAAATATTGAGGAACTGGACTCTAATGATGTTCCCATCGGTTAAAGACTAGCTTCTGGTATAGTTAAAAGATTGAAAAACAGAAAAGATCAAGCTATTGAATCCTCCATCACACCTTCAAAATCTACCAGGAAAAGAGCTAGTGTTGGTCCTACGAAAAGATGGAGCAAGGTGGTTACTCCCATGTCTAAGAAGAAATTCCTAAAGAGGAAGGAAGCTCCTTCTGAGTCTAGTGAATTTGACCATGATGTCGAACACAATGTTCAGGAGATCATCTCTATTTCCAGAAAGTAAGCCTTTGGGAAGAAGATTCCAGCTAATATCCCTGAAGTTTCAATTGACAACATTTCTTTTCACTTTGTGGAGAATGTTGAAAAGTggaattttttttattaaaaaagATTAACTCTAAAGGAAACAGGGGAAAGATGTTTTTGAATGTAAAGATGAGATGAGTCTGATTAAAGAGGTTGGATTAATGAAAATTGTAACTGGTTTCGGCAAGTGCTATGAAATGCTTGTCAGAGAATTTATTGTGAACATCTCCAAGGAATGTGACAACAAGAGGATCAATGAGTTTAGAAAAGTGTATGTCAGAGGAAGATGTGTGTATTTTTCTCCTGAAATAACCAATAGGTTCTTGGGAAGAAATGAAGAAGAACAAGCTGAAATAGAAGTATCAGACAATGTCATATGCAGAAATATTATTGTTAAGCAAGTGAAGGAATGGCCAAGGAAAGGGAAACTATCTGCTAGTGCCTTGAGTGTCAAGTATGATGTTTTCCACAGAATTGGAGCTGTTAATTGGGTTCCAACCAATCACATTTCCAACATTGCTACAGGTCTAGGTAAGTTTATTTACATTGTTGGGACCAAGACAAGTTTTGACTTTGGATCATATGTCTTTGATCAAACTATGAAGCATGATGCTTCTTATGTTGTGAAGATGCTAATTGCTTTTCCATCCTTTATTTGTGGGGTTATCCTGAGTCAACACCCTAGTATCTTAATCAGCTATGACAGTACCTGCAAAAGGGACCCTCCTCTCTGATTACACTATAAGTTGTTCACTAGGAAGCATGTCCCAAACATTGTCATGGCATCTGGTCAAACACCTTCCAGACCTATAAATAGAATAAACATCCTTGCTGAGCTAAAAGATACCTACAAGACTTTGGATGAAACTATTAAAAGTTGTACTAAAAGGAAAAAGCAAGATTGAACTATTGATAAAGGCTTTGTCTAAAGAAGAAGGAGGTTTGAAAGGTGATAGAACatatgaagaagaagaagaaaatgaagatgCTACAAGAAATGATGAGGATTGAAGTTAGTTCATTTGTGTGTTGGTtatgcttttgtttttttgtgGGTTATGCCCTGAATATTTTTGTGCACTTTAAAAGTGCTCTTGGTTATGTTTGGTTTGTAAACTCTCTTGGTTGTTGTCATACCCATATTTTTAACCCCAAGATCTCacatctcatttgcatttttgcatacAAGCAAGGTCACATTTTGGTCCTTCCTctttatccatctttgggtttgcatttgtagggatcaccaagcacctaTTTGATGatgttttacctttgtgtttatttgattcattgtttatctaaccactaattaaaataccaaaaatatgtcatgTTTCCCTTAAGTTTATGATGCAAGGTAAGGCTTTTcaaatcaagagcatctcaaagtttagttgcttacttctcaaggaaagccaaaggttcatgtgtttatttccatgaCTTCTTCAATAAGAAACTTCAAGCTTTGATAAATTTAATCAAGATACAATTAAGGACACCTTAtcttgagttcatatgatcacccatgtgctttgaagTGCAAGGAAGGTCCAAATACACAAGCTCGTTCCAAGgggtttgacctaaaagtcaacattttaAAGTCAAGGTTCCAaagatcacaactccttcaattctcaacatttttgaattcttatttttttttcatataactcttctcaacatcctctacaacttatCTTCATATTACAAGATCCAATTATacttggaggatcatcaaaagtttggagacattataggtcatttgtggacttagtgaaatttgacctattttcaagtgacttttcccCAACTTTCAAAAATCGTAACTTCTTAAATTTTCAACATATGAGGCTGCTTATTTTTGCACAATGTCATTTGTGGTgcctgtaacaccccaattaaaataagataattatttaatttaaattaatattttatttattaatttaattgaataattggaagtttgaattattattattattattttggaataataattattggagtatataagttggaataataaaaagtcctaatttttggtaaaaagggttttcacgtgaaaaggaaaacagagagaagcggttgaaagaggaaaaagggcaaaaggcagagcaagagaagaggaagagcttgaagttgcagaatttgccggatttactcaggtaaggggggtttatcatcaattaacgggtattatgggatgatatgtactgggtagtaatagaccatttGTTTTACcctgattggatgatatatgcTGAATTGTGGAActtttgagatgaacgaaaatttgattataattgacgaaattcgtaggaattagaggtagaaaggttagaaaattgtgaaatcgaaagtgtatgattcgtgttagatgatatgaatgaattgtgtgtgaaatttggactgtagaaggttgaatcggataggtctcgtagcagagaaagccattgcagatctgagagctctggtctctggtcatacgcgtatggcactaggcaatacgcgtatgagatgttggtacgcgtatggggggaagccttacgcgtatgggtggaaaagatggcattttgaacgtgaattggtctctgttggtacgcgtaatgggaagttgttacgcgtagcgtacgcgtatgggataggtggtacgcgtatgagttgggcgaggaaatgcgcaatacgcgtaagagagtaggcattacgcgtatggagttggccaggtttgggcaatacgcgtatggcatgggcagtacgcgtatgggcagagttgggattttcctgaactgttgttgtgcagtttttggttgtttaggctgagtgatgtacttagctgagatatgatgttgtagggatcatttcccgttgttttgagtggtataggtattagtagagcgggctaatactgtgtttgattatgtggcatgatatgatatgcttttgtgattaattatgttgataatgtgtgatggtatacatgatgatgtgaatgtatacatttgtgaatagactgtattatggcttagagtgtgagcatgtgtctattcttgattattgttgatgttgcattgctaggtgattagcatgcatattgtggccttcgggtggtagctaattcccatggtgaggaattagtgagtttagtcatttttggactgttgttgattgtttgcatgctaggtgagtagcgtgcatttcatggcccatttggggtggtagctaattcccatggtgaggaattagtgagtgagtcactatgtctcaaatgagtgggactagtgagcttggtagccgtgcctggatttggacggtgaggttgaactatatgttcacaaatagtcggtaccgcatgcatagagtctcattgcataatgaatgtgtggcatatgatatgattggatgtattccagtatcatatgtgtgttgtgtgttgtgttgttaatgattgaatatgatggagaattgtactgttgagtatgatgtttgaatggatattactgttgctgaatgcgtagtctaattagggtgaattaatgtgttaattacttggcattacatgttgttctataatgcttattatattgattgaggaactcacccttacgcctatttttcaggtaacgagaagTGAGTTGAttagaagctaatgcttggagtctagagtagtttcttatgggtcatgctctgatagatgtaacatcgggaagggatgttttaactaagttgatattggttgttgaatgatttacatgtatcgtgttacatgttttacattgatgttgaatttattccgctgcgaattatgcaaagaatcttattttaattaaatgaatgagcatgacaggataatcTGATGAATGTGGTGaaatgtttgtgtgacacccttcggggcataattactctgatgaaaatattgttattttaagtataataatttggggtatttagaagggtgttacattagtggtatcagagcatagtcggtcgagtcgagtcgtaattattctgtttcccctgtacgggataggtgttgtgtaaccctatcagtacttatttgttttagttgtttgggttttcagaatagagatggctggaagaggtagagatgatgctgcaattgctgaggctctgggtatgctagctggagtacttggaggaaatcagaatgttatgggaatgggagctgctcgtcagttgagtgagttccagaagaacaatcctccaatgttcaaaggagcatacgatccagatggtgctcagaagtggttgaaggagatagagaggatctttagagtaactgagtgtgctgagaatcagaaggtcaggttcggtacacatatgctgtcagaagaagctgatgattggtgggttgctacccgcactgagttggaaactgctggaaatgctgagatttcttgggcggtgttcagagagagattcctgaggaagtattttcccgaggatgtcagaggaaagaaggagatagagtttttggaattgaaacagggtaacaggtctgtaactgagtatgctgctaagttcacagagctgtcaaagtattatactccctatagtgaggctgctggagaattttcaaagtgtgtgaagtttgagaacgggttgcgtcccgagatcaagcaggctattggatatcaaagtattagagtgttttctgattt includes these proteins:
- the LOC127121735 gene encoding uncharacterized protein LOC127121735, which encodes MGAEIDLFDVITDVVPLSIVPVHATPMRKDRTSYSTKGKPSKVSTFSSPSMTSRNSNAPEPPTIVKKPQSMISLYLDPISIKPNVDMSKDYPVVTNVMDDVKASETNKIPRYVTTLSKSNMIVADKHNIYNNIRVLISQVLGIGHKTNVVPDVSTSLAQPDNDIENPMDKSNVNVPTLSPKLASGIVKRLKNRKDQAIESSITPSKSTRKRASVGPTKRWSKVVTPMSKKKFLKRKEAPSESSEFDHDVEHNVQEIISISRKKQGKDVFECKDEMSLIKEVGLMKIVTGFGKCYEMLVREFIVNISKECDNKRINEFRKVYVRGRCVYFSPEITNRFLGRNEEEQAEIEVSDNVICRNIIVKQVKEWPRKGKLSASALSVKYDVFHRIGAVNWVPTNHISNIATGLGKSKIELLIKALSKEEGGLKGDRTYEEEEENEDATRNDED